A region of Sphingobium baderi DNA encodes the following proteins:
- a CDS encoding ArsR/SmtB family transcription factor, whose product MSAIGIPTSEFTRQAGEATRLLKVMANECRLLVLCYLAEAGELSVGELIDRVGLSQSALSQHLAKLREEGIVATRKDAQCVFYRVCDPKAEQVLVLLHQIFCPELGNTSARELESGENA is encoded by the coding sequence ATGAGCGCTATAGGAATTCCAACTTCGGAGTTCACACGCCAGGCGGGCGAGGCGACCCGTCTTCTCAAGGTCATGGCGAACGAATGCCGCCTACTTGTTCTCTGCTACCTCGCAGAGGCCGGCGAGTTGTCGGTGGGCGAATTGATCGACCGTGTCGGGCTCAGCCAGTCAGCGCTGTCCCAGCACCTTGCCAAACTGCGCGAGGAGGGCATCGTCGCCACGCGAAAGGACGCCCAGTGCGTATTCTACCGCGTCTGTGATCCCAAGGCCGAGCAAGTGCTCGTTCTACTCCATCAAATCTTTTGCCCTGAGCTTGGCAATACAAGTGCTCGGGAGCTTGAATCCGGAGAAAACGCATGA
- a CDS encoding MBL fold metallo-hydrolase, whose product MTQDRNIEKAIAQVDAVLAGELRAPHVRAFFHEPTFTASYVVSDDATRRAAIIDSVWDFDQPSGRTSFEAADEIVAYVQEQGLTVDWILETHAHADHLSAAPYLQEKLGGKLAIGSEIITVQGVFGKIFNEGTEFARDGSQFDRLLEDGEELMIGEIPLIALHVPGHTPADLAYIIGDAAFIGDTMFMPDYGSARADFPGGDAHKLYRSVRRLMNLPDQTRVFLCHDYKAPNREEFVWETTMLAERTANVHLHKDVTEDEFVEMRTQRDATLEMPRLILPSIQVNMRGGHLPPPEDDGTSYLKVPVNKL is encoded by the coding sequence ATGACGCAGGATCGCAACATCGAGAAAGCCATCGCCCAGGTAGACGCCGTGCTCGCCGGCGAGCTGCGCGCGCCGCACGTCCGGGCGTTCTTCCACGAGCCGACCTTCACCGCGAGCTATGTCGTGAGCGACGACGCCACCCGACGCGCGGCGATCATCGACAGCGTGTGGGACTTCGACCAGCCGTCGGGGCGGACCAGCTTCGAGGCCGCCGATGAGATCGTCGCCTACGTGCAGGAGCAGGGACTGACGGTCGACTGGATCCTCGAGACCCACGCCCACGCGGACCACCTGTCGGCCGCTCCCTACCTGCAGGAGAAGCTTGGCGGCAAGCTCGCCATCGGCAGCGAAATCATCACCGTCCAGGGCGTGTTCGGCAAGATCTTCAACGAAGGCACCGAGTTCGCGCGGGACGGCTCGCAGTTCGACCGCCTGCTCGAGGACGGCGAGGAGCTGATGATCGGCGAGATCCCGCTGATCGCGCTCCACGTGCCCGGGCACACGCCGGCGGACTTGGCCTACATCATCGGCGATGCCGCGTTCATCGGCGATACGATGTTCATGCCCGACTACGGCTCGGCGCGCGCCGACTTCCCCGGCGGCGATGCGCACAAGCTGTACCGCTCGGTCCGGCGTCTCATGAATTTGCCGGATCAGACCCGCGTGTTCCTGTGCCACGATTACAAGGCGCCCAATCGGGAAGAGTTCGTGTGGGAGACCACGATGCTCGCCGAGCGGACCGCCAACGTTCACCTGCACAAGGATGTGACCGAGGACGAGTTCGTCGAGATGCGCACGCAGCGTGACGCAACTCTCGAGATGCCGCGGCTGATCCTGCCCTCGATTCAGGTCAATATGCGCGGCGGGCACTTGCCCCCACCGGAGGATGACGGGACATCCTACCTCAAAGTGCCGGTGAACAAGCTGTGA
- the arsH gene encoding arsenical resistance protein ArsH, translated as MSRIRVLPDPDHVPALRREYVRHSPASGLGRLDPAPRILLLYGSLRERSYSRLAVEEAARLLQLFGCETRIFDPSDLPLPDQVANDDHPAVHELREHSLWSEGQVWCSPERHGQISGIMKAQIDHLPLAYKGLRPTQGRTLAVMQVCAGSQSFNTINTLRILGRWMRMVTIPNQSSIAKAYEEFDEEGRMRPSGYYDRIVDVMEELVRFTVLLRPHARQFVDRYSERKDRGEPVDTHVERAGLAKD; from the coding sequence ATGTCCCGTATACGCGTTCTCCCGGACCCCGATCACGTGCCCGCGCTGAGGCGCGAGTACGTCCGCCATAGCCCGGCATCCGGCCTCGGCAGGCTCGACCCGGCCCCGCGCATCCTATTGCTCTACGGATCGCTCCGCGAGCGCTCCTATTCGCGGCTCGCCGTCGAAGAGGCGGCGCGGCTGCTGCAGCTGTTCGGCTGCGAGACGCGCATTTTCGATCCGTCGGACCTGCCGCTGCCCGACCAGGTCGCCAACGACGATCACCCCGCCGTGCACGAGCTGCGCGAGCACTCGCTGTGGTCCGAGGGACAGGTCTGGTGCAGCCCCGAACGCCACGGCCAGATTTCGGGCATAATGAAGGCCCAGATCGATCACCTTCCGCTCGCCTACAAGGGGCTTCGGCCGACCCAGGGCAGAACACTGGCGGTCATGCAGGTGTGTGCCGGATCCCAGTCCTTCAACACGATCAACACGCTCCGCATCCTCGGGCGCTGGATGCGCATGGTGACGATCCCCAACCAGTCGAGCATCGCCAAGGCATACGAGGAGTTCGATGAGGAAGGGCGAATGCGGCCCTCCGGCTATTACGATCGCATCGTCGACGTGATGGAGGAACTGGTCCGCTTCACCGTGCTGCTGCGGCCACATGCCCGGCAGTTCGTCGATCGCTATTCCGAGCGCAAGGATCGGGGCGAGCCAGTCGATACTCACGTCGAGCGGGCGGGGCTGGCGAAGGACTGA
- a CDS encoding DUF6448 family protein, whose protein sequence is MQIRRHLLAVAASLGALAVVIPTPALAHCDSMDGPVVHDAQRALSEANLTPVLKWVTQEDEDEIRSAFQMTLAVRGESDAAMQVADRYFYETVIRVHRASEGEGFTGLKPAGSVDPAIAAADRALQTGQVGPLADELASAVRHGVEERFADAYQKRQVAEESVAQGREYVEAYVQFTHFAEGVQHLTEAGASHQHRETSADH, encoded by the coding sequence ATGCAGATCCGCCGTCACCTGCTTGCCGTCGCCGCCTCTCTGGGCGCATTGGCGGTCGTCATACCCACCCCCGCTTTGGCCCACTGCGACAGCATGGATGGCCCGGTGGTGCATGACGCGCAAAGGGCTCTCAGCGAGGCAAACCTGACCCCGGTTCTCAAGTGGGTCACGCAAGAAGACGAGGATGAGATCCGCAGCGCGTTCCAGATGACGCTGGCGGTGCGTGGGGAAAGCGACGCCGCGATGCAGGTGGCCGATCGCTACTTTTACGAAACTGTGATCCGGGTCCACCGCGCCAGTGAGGGAGAGGGCTTCACCGGGCTAAAACCTGCGGGCAGCGTTGACCCGGCGATTGCCGCCGCTGACAGGGCGCTGCAGACCGGCCAAGTTGGACCGCTCGCCGATGAGCTGGCATCCGCGGTTCGCCATGGGGTCGAGGAGCGCTTTGCGGACGCCTACCAGAAACGACAAGTAGCAGAAGAGTCGGTCGCGCAGGGGCGCGAGTACGTGGAGGCCTACGTGCAGTTCACGCACTTCGCCGAAGGCGTGCAGCATCTGACCGAGGCCGGCGCCAGCCACCAGCACCGGGAGACTTCGGCCGACCATTAA
- a CDS encoding LysR family transcriptional regulator, with amino-acid sequence MNANADNWDDLRVFLAVARAGSLSGAARALGVNHSTVFRRIGAFERALEVRLFDRLPGGYVLTAAGEEMRESALRVEAEIAALGRKVVGQDLRLSGTVRIATIDMLAVWLLPRHLAAFRVAYPGIELEVAVSNAAVNLSRHEADVALRVGNQPPETLVGRRVGRLVFASYGAIGIRDRDKDMPLAERDWIGFESDHAALASRFARFLPKVRPVFRVNSVAAAVAAAKAGIGLAPLPCGIADLEPDLVRVAQLPDAFSLDLWLLTHEDLRHTARIRALLDFLAEALAADAPLLEGRQVE; translated from the coding sequence ATGAATGCAAACGCTGACAACTGGGACGACCTGCGGGTATTTCTCGCGGTCGCTCGCGCCGGCTCACTCTCCGGGGCGGCGCGAGCGCTCGGCGTCAATCACTCCACCGTTTTCCGGCGGATCGGCGCCTTCGAGCGGGCGCTCGAGGTGCGGCTCTTCGACCGCCTTCCCGGCGGCTATGTCCTGACGGCAGCCGGGGAGGAGATGCGCGAGTCCGCTCTGCGCGTCGAGGCGGAGATTGCCGCGCTGGGCCGGAAGGTGGTGGGCCAGGATTTGCGGCTGAGCGGCACGGTCCGGATCGCCACGATCGACATGCTGGCGGTCTGGCTGCTGCCGCGCCACCTCGCGGCCTTTCGCGTCGCCTATCCAGGCATAGAGCTCGAAGTTGCCGTATCCAACGCTGCGGTGAACCTCAGCCGGCACGAAGCCGACGTCGCGCTTCGCGTAGGCAACCAGCCACCGGAAACCTTGGTGGGGCGCCGCGTCGGACGGCTCGTCTTCGCCTCCTACGGGGCCATCGGCATAAGGGATCGAGACAAGGATATGCCATTGGCGGAACGAGACTGGATCGGATTCGAGTCCGATCACGCGGCGCTCGCCAGCCGCTTTGCGCGCTTCCTGCCGAAGGTTCGCCCGGTCTTTCGCGTGAACTCGGTCGCCGCCGCTGTTGCTGCGGCGAAAGCCGGCATCGGGCTCGCGCCCCTGCCCTGCGGCATTGCCGACCTGGAGCCCGATCTAGTGCGCGTCGCACAACTGCCCGACGCCTTCAGTCTCGATCTTTGGCTTCTGACCCATGAGGACTTGCGCCACACCGCCCGTATCCGCGCGCTTCTCGATTTTCTAGCCGAAGCCTTGGCGGCGGACGCGCCGCTGCTGGAAGGCCGGCAAGTGGAATGA
- a CDS encoding TIGR01244 family sulfur transferase yields the protein MTQPKRLSDRLSVTPQIDPADMQELAAAGFRSVISNRPDGEEPDQPDWTTIERAARDAGMDARHIPVTPSAISDEDAARFRAALEELPGPIVGFCRTGARSTSLWALSNAGQRSAEELIRTAADAGYDIAALHDRLAKR from the coding sequence ATGACACAGCCCAAGCGCCTCTCCGATCGCCTGTCGGTCACACCGCAGATCGATCCGGCGGACATGCAAGAGCTTGCCGCTGCCGGCTTTCGGTCGGTGATCAGCAACCGCCCCGACGGGGAAGAGCCGGATCAGCCCGACTGGACGACGATCGAGCGAGCCGCGCGCGATGCGGGCATGGACGCGCGCCACATTCCAGTAACGCCGAGCGCCATCTCCGACGAGGATGCCGCCCGATTCAGAGCCGCGCTCGAGGAGCTGCCCGGGCCGATCGTTGGCTTTTGCCGCACGGGCGCGCGATCCACCTCGCTCTGGGCGTTGTCGAACGCCGGCCAGCGTTCGGCTGAGGAGTTGATCCGCACCGCTGCCGATGCCGGCTACGACATCGCAGCGTTGCACGACCGCTTGGCGAAGCGCTGA
- a CDS encoding tyrosine-type recombinase/integrase, producing the protein MTYSHLDPAMHHRVAWNAGKTVGTKRPLTQKQIWAIRFFLDREERLRDRALFDLAIDSKLRGCDLVKLKIGDLVAGSDIRNRALVIQQKTGRPVQFEITADARASLATWLLRRGGPADGYVFPSRLDHRRPMSTRQYARLLDELVTAVGLRREDYGTHSMRRTKAAMIYRATGNLRAVQILLGHTKIENTVRYLGVDVEDALLLAERTEI; encoded by the coding sequence ATGACCTACTCGCACTTAGACCCGGCGATGCACCACCGCGTGGCCTGGAATGCTGGAAAGACGGTGGGAACGAAGCGACCGCTCACCCAGAAGCAGATCTGGGCGATCCGGTTCTTCCTCGATCGAGAGGAGCGGCTCCGTGATCGCGCGCTGTTCGACCTTGCCATCGACAGCAAGCTGCGCGGCTGCGACCTCGTGAAGCTCAAGATCGGTGATCTTGTGGCGGGGTCCGATATTCGGAACCGCGCGCTCGTCATCCAGCAGAAAACAGGACGACCGGTGCAGTTCGAGATTACCGCTGACGCTCGCGCCAGCCTTGCCACATGGCTCCTGCGCCGTGGTGGACCAGCCGATGGGTATGTCTTTCCCAGTCGTCTTGATCACCGTCGCCCCATGAGCACGCGCCAATATGCCAGGCTGCTGGACGAATTGGTCACAGCCGTCGGACTGCGCCGAGAAGACTATGGCACGCATTCGATGCGCCGCACCAAGGCTGCCATGATCTACAGGGCCACCGGAAACCTACGCGCGGTGCAGATCTTGCTCGGTCACACCAAGATCGAGAACACCGTTCGCTATCTGGGCGTCGATGTGGAGGACGCGCTCCTCCTCGCCGAGCGCACCGAAATCTGA
- a CDS encoding SulP family inorganic anion transporter: MPRLARYLPILDWGRAYSGTALTNDLVAAGIVTIMLIPQSLAYAMLAGLPPEVGLYASILPIVAYALFGTSRALAVGPVAVISLMTLTAASSVAPPGSAEFIAAALVLALLSGLILLLMGVLKLGFLANLLSHPVVSGFITASGIIIATSQLKAIFGISASGEAMPELVETLLANLPDTNLPTLVIGVLSTAFLFWVRKGLKPVLIRAGLQPRPADLVAKAGPIAAVAAATLAVVVFDLERQGVRVVGSIPQNLPPLTVPLFDPRLWQQLAIPALLLSIIGFVESVSVAQTLAAKKRQRIDPDQELIGLGAANVAASFSGGYPVTGGFARSVVNFDAGAETPAAGAFTAVGIAIAALFLTPLLYALPLATLAATIIVAVLSLVDLKTPRTIWRYSRADFAAMAATIAVTLLLGVEPGVIAGVGLSLALYLWRSSRPHAAIVGRVPETGHFRNVKRHKVLTDPCVLTIRIDESLTYLNARWLEEFVLETVADYPEAKHLVLMASAVNSIDASALESLEAINHRLADGGIKLHLSEVKGPVMDRLQRSSFLEELSGEVFLSQDEAFSSLIKRSENEVPPQRDDLWLARGLI, encoded by the coding sequence ATGCCGCGCCTTGCCCGCTACCTGCCAATCCTCGATTGGGGTCGCGCCTATAGCGGCACCGCGCTCACGAACGACCTCGTCGCGGCGGGAATCGTCACGATCATGCTGATCCCACAGAGCCTCGCTTATGCGATGCTCGCGGGGCTGCCCCCCGAAGTCGGCCTCTACGCCTCGATCCTCCCCATCGTCGCTTATGCGCTGTTCGGCACCAGTCGCGCGCTCGCGGTCGGGCCCGTGGCCGTCATCTCGCTGATGACTCTGACCGCCGCGAGCAGCGTGGCGCCTCCAGGCAGCGCCGAATTCATCGCCGCCGCGCTGGTGCTGGCGCTGCTTTCGGGCCTGATCCTGCTGCTGATGGGCGTGCTCAAGCTTGGCTTCCTGGCAAACCTTCTGTCGCATCCGGTCGTCTCCGGCTTCATTACCGCTTCCGGCATCATCATCGCCACCAGCCAGCTGAAGGCAATCTTCGGCATTTCGGCTTCGGGCGAAGCGATGCCCGAGCTGGTCGAGACATTGCTGGCCAACCTTCCCGACACCAACCTGCCGACGCTGGTCATTGGCGTGCTCTCGACGGCGTTCCTCTTCTGGGTCCGCAAGGGCCTGAAGCCGGTCCTGATCAGGGCGGGGCTGCAGCCGCGTCCGGCCGACCTCGTCGCCAAGGCCGGCCCGATCGCAGCGGTCGCGGCGGCGACGCTCGCAGTCGTCGTGTTCGATCTGGAGCGGCAGGGCGTCCGGGTGGTCGGAAGCATCCCCCAGAACCTCCCGCCGCTGACGGTGCCGCTGTTCGACCCTCGCCTGTGGCAGCAACTGGCGATTCCTGCGCTGCTCCTGTCGATCATCGGCTTCGTTGAGTCGGTTTCGGTGGCGCAGACCCTCGCGGCTAAGAAGAGACAGCGGATTGATCCCGACCAGGAGCTCATTGGCCTCGGCGCGGCGAACGTCGCCGCGTCGTTCTCCGGCGGCTATCCCGTCACTGGCGGGTTCGCGCGGTCGGTGGTGAACTTCGACGCCGGTGCCGAAACGCCCGCCGCCGGCGCCTTCACCGCCGTCGGCATCGCCATCGCCGCGCTGTTCCTCACGCCTCTGCTCTACGCCTTGCCCCTGGCGACGCTGGCCGCGACCATCATCGTGGCGGTCTTGAGTCTGGTGGACCTGAAGACGCCGCGCACCATCTGGCGCTACTCGCGAGCGGACTTCGCCGCTATGGCCGCGACCATAGCCGTGACGTTGCTGCTCGGCGTAGAACCAGGTGTGATCGCCGGCGTTGGGCTCAGCCTGGCGCTCTACCTGTGGCGCTCGTCGCGCCCCCATGCCGCGATCGTCGGCCGCGTGCCGGAGACGGGACACTTCCGCAACGTCAAGCGGCACAAGGTCCTGACCGATCCGTGCGTGCTGACGATCCGCATCGACGAGAGCCTAACCTATCTCAACGCCCGCTGGCTCGAGGAATTCGTGCTCGAGACGGTGGCCGACTACCCCGAGGCGAAGCATCTCGTGCTGATGGCCTCGGCCGTGAACTCGATCGACGCCTCGGCGCTCGAAAGCCTCGAGGCAATCAATCACCGGCTGGCCGATGGGGGCATCAAGCTGCACCTGTCCGAGGTGAAGGGTCCGGTGATGGACCGGTTGCAGCGCTCCTCGTTCCTCGAAGAGCTCAGCGGCGAGGTCTTCCTCTCACAGGATGAGGCGTTCTCAAGCTTGATAAAGAGAAGCGAGAACGAAGTGCCCCCTCAACGGGACGATCTCTGGCTGGCACGTGGTCTGATCTAG
- the arsB gene encoding ACR3 family arsenite efflux transporter gives MSSELAARAPANSPLGAFERFLSVWVALAIVAGIALGLVAPGTVGVLSQLEYASVNLVVALLIWAMIYPMMVAVDFASIRNIGRKPKGLIITLVVNWLIKPFTMAALAVLFFDYLYAGVIGEGAADEYIAGLILLGAAPCTAMVFVWSQMTRGDPAYTLVQVSVNDLVMIVAFAPIVALLLGVTDIEVPWETLLLSVGLYVVIPLVAGAITRRRVVARHGGDETAVDAFTARLKPWSIVGLLATVVLLFAFQAGTIVANPLLIVLIAIPIIIQSYGIFALTYAAAKAWRVPHNIAAPCAMIGTSNFFELAVAVAIGLFGLSSGAALATVVGVLVEVPVMLSLVAYANRTRDRFPAS, from the coding sequence GTGTCCAGCGAGCTGGCAGCCCGCGCCCCGGCGAACTCGCCGCTGGGCGCGTTCGAGCGCTTCCTGTCGGTCTGGGTGGCGCTGGCGATCGTCGCCGGGATCGCGCTCGGGCTGGTCGCGCCGGGCACCGTGGGCGTGCTTTCGCAGCTCGAGTACGCGTCGGTCAATCTTGTCGTCGCGCTGCTCATCTGGGCGATGATCTACCCGATGATGGTCGCGGTGGACTTCGCCAGCATTCGGAATATCGGCAGGAAGCCCAAGGGGCTGATCATCACGCTGGTGGTCAACTGGCTGATCAAGCCGTTCACGATGGCGGCGCTGGCCGTGTTGTTCTTCGATTACCTGTACGCGGGCGTGATCGGCGAAGGGGCGGCCGACGAGTACATCGCCGGGCTCATTCTGCTCGGCGCCGCGCCGTGCACCGCGATGGTCTTCGTCTGGTCGCAGATGACGCGCGGCGACCCAGCCTACACGCTGGTGCAGGTCTCGGTGAACGACCTCGTGATGATCGTCGCCTTTGCGCCGATCGTCGCCCTGCTGCTCGGCGTCACCGACATCGAAGTGCCGTGGGAGACCCTGCTGCTCTCGGTCGGGCTTTACGTGGTCATTCCGCTCGTCGCCGGGGCGATCACCCGGCGGCGGGTCGTCGCACGCCACGGCGGCGACGAGACGGCCGTCGATGCCTTCACCGCGCGGCTCAAGCCGTGGTCGATCGTCGGCCTGCTGGCGACGGTCGTGCTGCTGTTCGCGTTCCAGGCAGGGACGATCGTGGCCAATCCGCTGCTGATCGTGCTGATCGCTATTCCAATCATCATCCAGTCCTACGGCATCTTCGCGCTGACTTATGCGGCGGCGAAAGCGTGGAGAGTGCCGCACAACATCGCGGCGCCGTGCGCGATGATCGGCACGTCCAACTTCTTCGAACTCGCCGTGGCGGTGGCGATCGGGCTGTTCGGTCTTTCCAGCGGGGCCGCGCTGGCGACCGTCGTCGGCGTGCTGGTCGAGGTCCCGGTCATGCTCTCGCTGGTCGCTTACGCCAACCGCACCCGCGACCGCTTTCCCGCCTCCTGA
- a CDS encoding ferric reductase-like transmembrane domain-containing protein, producing MKSWQAIIGIVAISLGLALLEVPPITWWTPATLSLACGISALALMATAAILAARWPMMEGLFGGLDRVYEAHKWLGVFALALASVHLLFKAGDPLWQAEAILALPSAGTRFVRQASFVALMAIVILALNRNIPYSVWRWWHRLSGPLFLVVVAHWLSIKSPIELGSAAGLWLAGLSALAVLAAAYKLLLYPLVARHGHYRVVKVSRGSGAAEIELEPISHRARFHAGHFGFLRMKADGLREPHPFTIASAPSADGRISFVIRALGDYTTKLIAEVEPGMHADVYAPYGRFERKPECEREIWIGGGVGISPFIAWMRDGEADRFEQVTLFYFFTPGRAFPDVSVLEAMARDRGIEFVPVSAGPSSEAFTQRFGQIAQSVDASQLDIAVCGPRGLLDAVRRAASGHGLRSGAIRHELFAFR from the coding sequence ATGAAGTCGTGGCAAGCGATTATCGGGATCGTGGCGATTAGCTTAGGCCTCGCACTATTGGAGGTCCCGCCGATAACCTGGTGGACACCCGCGACGCTTAGTTTGGCTTGCGGGATTTCAGCTCTGGCACTGATGGCCACCGCAGCGATTCTGGCTGCACGCTGGCCCATGATGGAAGGACTCTTCGGCGGACTGGACCGAGTATACGAAGCTCACAAGTGGCTGGGTGTCTTTGCACTTGCACTGGCCTCGGTGCATCTGCTTTTCAAGGCGGGCGATCCGCTGTGGCAGGCCGAAGCGATCCTGGCCTTGCCGTCCGCCGGGACCCGATTCGTGCGGCAGGCCAGCTTTGTCGCGCTGATGGCGATCGTGATCCTCGCGCTGAACCGGAACATCCCCTACAGCGTGTGGCGCTGGTGGCATCGCCTTTCGGGACCGCTGTTCCTTGTCGTCGTCGCCCACTGGCTCAGCATCAAGTCGCCGATTGAACTCGGTAGCGCCGCCGGGCTGTGGCTTGCCGGGCTCTCGGCACTCGCCGTGCTGGCGGCCGCCTACAAGCTGTTGCTCTACCCGCTGGTGGCGCGCCACGGTCACTACCGGGTCGTCAAGGTCTCGCGCGGATCCGGCGCGGCCGAGATCGAGCTCGAGCCGATAAGCCACCGGGCGCGGTTCCACGCGGGCCACTTCGGGTTCCTGCGTATGAAGGCGGACGGGCTGCGCGAGCCGCATCCGTTCACGATCGCCTCGGCCCCTTCGGCGGACGGGAGGATCAGTTTCGTCATTCGTGCGCTCGGCGACTATACGACGAAGCTGATCGCCGAGGTCGAGCCCGGCATGCACGCCGACGTCTATGCACCCTACGGCCGCTTCGAGCGGAAACCGGAGTGTGAGCGGGAAATCTGGATCGGCGGGGGCGTGGGAATATCGCCGTTCATCGCCTGGATGCGGGATGGCGAGGCGGACCGCTTCGAACAAGTGACGCTGTTCTACTTCTTCACGCCCGGCCGGGCGTTCCCCGACGTGTCCGTCCTGGAGGCGATGGCCCGCGATCGGGGTATTGAGTTCGTGCCGGTAAGTGCCGGCCCCTCATCCGAGGCGTTCACGCAGCGGTTCGGGCAGATCGCGCAGAGCGTGGACGCGTCGCAGCTCGACATAGCGGTGTGCGGGCCCCGAGGGCTGCTGGATGCGGTTCGCCGGGCCGCGAGCGGTCATGGCCTTCGCAGCGGCGCCATTCGCCACGAACTGTTTGCCTTCCGATGA
- a CDS encoding YeeE/YedE family protein, whose translation MLPGFPDAAPLQGLVGGVLIGLAAALMLLGAGRIAGVSGILARGTGIAEGSMARTSAWGFIIGLPFGALAIRLATDWEPALFAGWPLLIVAGLLVGFGTRMGSGCTSGHGVCGVSRLSQRSIVATATFMAAGIATVFLMSLIGA comes from the coding sequence ATGCTTCCCGGCTTTCCGGATGCCGCTCCGCTGCAGGGTCTGGTCGGCGGCGTGCTGATCGGCCTTGCCGCGGCGCTGATGCTGCTGGGGGCGGGGCGGATCGCCGGGGTCTCGGGCATACTCGCCCGCGGCACCGGCATCGCCGAAGGAAGCATGGCGCGCACGAGCGCTTGGGGCTTCATCATCGGCCTTCCGTTCGGAGCGCTGGCGATCCGTCTTGCAACCGACTGGGAGCCGGCACTCTTTGCCGGCTGGCCGCTGCTGATCGTTGCCGGCCTGCTTGTCGGGTTCGGCACCCGGATGGGCAGCGGCTGCACCAGCGGTCACGGCGTGTGCGGTGTCAGCAGGCTGTCGCAGCGCTCGATTGTGGCGACCGCCACCTTCATGGCGGCCGGGATCGCCACCGTGTTTCTCATGTCGCTGATCGGAGCCTGA
- a CDS encoding YeeE/YedE family protein, which translates to MAHLRKLLPPIASGSLFGMGLTVSGMTDPQRVRGFLDMFGDWDPTLAFVMGGAVLVMAVAWRIQARMTKPVFGEKFALPDRTDLDPRLIAGAALFGIGWGIAGLCPGPAVASLVLSPVHAIPFVAAMLAGMLLQKITMERKVAS; encoded by the coding sequence ATGGCCCATCTCCGCAAGCTTCTGCCACCGATTGCCTCGGGGTCCCTGTTCGGGATGGGTCTGACCGTCTCGGGCATGACCGATCCGCAACGGGTGCGCGGCTTCCTTGACATGTTCGGCGACTGGGACCCCACCCTCGCCTTCGTCATGGGCGGCGCGGTTCTGGTCATGGCAGTGGCCTGGCGTATCCAGGCGCGCATGACGAAGCCCGTATTCGGCGAAAAATTCGCCCTTCCAGATCGGACTGATCTCGATCCGCGCCTGATTGCCGGCGCTGCGCTGTTCGGCATCGGCTGGGGCATTGCTGGCCTTTGCCCAGGCCCTGCCGTGGCATCGCTCGTGCTGTCGCCGGTGCATGCCATCCCGTTCGTCGCAGCCATGCTCGCGGGCATGCTGCTCCAGAAAATCACCATGGAACGAAAGGTTGCCTCATGA
- the arsC gene encoding arsenate reductase (glutaredoxin) (This arsenate reductase requires both glutathione and glutaredoxin to convert arsenate to arsenite, after which the efflux transporter formed by ArsA and ArsB can extrude the arsenite from the cell, providing resistance.) encodes MGGEVVIYHNPECGTSRNALAMIRNAGIEPHVIEYLKTPPSRAMLEGLIKRAGLTPRDLLREKGTPYAELGLDDTGLTDAQLLDAMMEHPILINRPLVVSPLGVKLCRPSEAVLDLLPARQAGAFAKEDGEQVVDADGRRLR; translated from the coding sequence ATGGGCGGCGAGGTCGTCATCTACCACAACCCCGAATGCGGGACCTCGCGCAACGCGCTGGCGATGATCCGCAACGCGGGCATCGAGCCGCACGTGATCGAGTACCTCAAGACGCCGCCGTCGCGCGCTATGCTCGAAGGCCTGATCAAGCGGGCCGGCCTGACCCCGCGCGATCTGCTCCGCGAAAAAGGAACGCCCTACGCCGAACTCGGCCTCGACGACACGGGGCTCACCGACGCGCAGCTCCTCGACGCGATGATGGAGCATCCGATCCTCATCAACCGCCCTCTGGTCGTGTCGCCGCTCGGCGTGAAGCTGTGCCGGCCTTCGGAAGCGGTGCTCGACCTCCTGCCCGCGCGCCAGGCGGGTGCATTCGCCAAGGAGGATGGCGAGCAGGTCGTCGATGCCGACGGCCGGCGCCTGCGGTGA